The Glycine soja cultivar W05 chromosome 4, ASM419377v2, whole genome shotgun sequence genomic sequence aattactttgatttgttctcatgtttttattaaatcatttatcatatAACATTGTCAAGTTGATGTTTCAAATTAATCTTGCAATTGTTTTTCAATATAGTTATATTCACAAATACATTTCAATAtgttaacaattttaaatttttacttcataatttagtcttttgtaaataatatattaacaacAATAAcctaagtaaaattaaatatatatatttaattatttataaaattttaaaacatgaatAACCATAAATATCATTCAAGATAAATAAACcgtgttattttataaaaatatattatatatctcaatcatattaatttttgttctcaTAGTTCTACGTTTACAATCAAATATATACAACTATActatatatttagttttataacTTACAAGTGCATGAGTACGGTACTAAACTAGTTTTCATATAAATCAATGTTAATAACccaatataatatgtataatttCTAGTAGTGTCCTTGGCAtgtcaataatatatattctcTACACAATTTAGCTTCAAGTTACTACATATATAAGGATTTTAAtctctaataattaattatgaaaataataaaaattaaaacagggATTTCTCTACTCCCAATAAATAACGGAGATGTGTAGACTAATGAGACTATAAACCAAAACTGAAAATATGGTTAGAATATAGGTTTTCCTTGTCGCAGATTTGTCTTCTATGTTGTTCAAGCTTCCTTTGGAACCTCCGCTATCATTGATTGACTGATATAGGTGGCAACTCGATTTCCCATTGGCAATGGTGACAATAAATGAGATGACCAGCCATGCATGCACATGCACTGGATCAGTGATTTTTTTAGACGCACCCGTGATCTCCCTGGGCGCAGTATTGCTGCAATtgtaaaaaagaagaacaagGCACCTGCGACAAGTCATTATCGGGATTTAGTAATGTTCATGCATGCACGTGAAATGAGACATGGTAAGAGAAAGAGACAAAAGAGAGAAGTATTATGAtgcaatagaaaaataaaaagaaatgataTGAAGTGTTTAATATTGATTGGTTCAATTAATAATACGTGTAACAAATCGTTTTTTGTAgtacataaaaaattacatcaatTAACTGCATGGATTATTTAATcccatttttacttaaaataaattacacaaaatcatttttaataaagttttcCACAAGGTACCTATATCTTCTGCCTATATATATAGTTGTTTGCAACCATTGGCTAACATGCCGAAAAGTAGTACCAAGATGGCTTCAGTTGTGTATCTCCTCTTTGGCTTCCATCTCATTGTTATCATGTCAAGTTCCTTACCCGCAACTAGTGAAGTGTTTGCAAAACAGTATCCATCCACAGAACCCGTGGAAGAAAAACTCACCCAACTCCACTTCTATTTCCATAACAACATAACGGGGGAACACCCAACTGCTATGAAAACTGTTTTGCCTCCTAAGGGGTCCATTCATGGTTTTGGGGCTACTTACATGATGGATGACCCTCTAACTGAAGGACCAAGTCCAACTTCAAAGCTTGTGGGAAGATCTCAGGGAATATACGCTTTGGCTTCACAACATGAGCCTGGGTTGCTCATGGTGACAAATTTTCTCTTCACTTTGGGCATTTACAATGGCAGCACCCTCAGCATTCTTGGCAGAAACCCTACATTTATAAAAGTTAGAGAAATGCCAATTGTTGGGGGTACTGGGATCTTCAAATATGCAAGGGGTTCTGCTGTGCTTACGACATATGTGTATGACATCACCGGTGGTGTTGCAATTGTTGAATACAACGTGACTGTCATGCATGTTTGAGAAATAGGTTGAAGCTTTATGTAGGTTTATTTTCGGTGTTTTTAAGGTCCTTAAGAGGATATCCCTCTTGAAAAGTGAGTAGGTTTTAAATTTAAGCAGCAGCAGTCGTCGTGCATGTTGTATTAAGTAGAGGCTAGAAGGCAGGGAGACGTACACAAAACTCTCACTGtgggaaaatattttatatccgttgggttaaacaaaaaaaataaaaatggatcaATTAATTTAGTCccctaaaattattataatcgatcaaataagtttttggcaatcaaaaattgaaaaataatcccttcaattataaattaatttggttCCTCTGTTAATAGTCATTGTAACAACTTTCCTTTTCCAGtttttctaatataaaaaattaatatcattttaataattattagtgTTATTGGTTATTGCAGCTATTCTTGAAAACTTTGTATTTGTAaagtaagaatttaaataaaaaattatttaattaaatttaatgacaaaCTTATAAACTTGaataaattaaagtgaaattCTGGTGCAAAGAATTTACATTTTCATtgcaaaaaaaagttatagtaAAATTGAATATTAGTGTGTCGTGCATATTCTGTTTTCTATTACTTATttgcaaaataaatatataaattactaCTTGATTACAGAGTTTCAAAACCTGATCCAAGGCATCTGTCTCTtgtgtaaaaatatatataatacaaaaaattactgcaaacactaatatatatatatatatatatatatatatatatatatatatatatatatatatatatatatataaaagagggATTAACTTATTTCAAGAAtatctcttttaaaattaattcttatccttattattcattttcttaacatctaatgattataataagtcattaaatttattcgtttgattcaaaaaaaaatgagaaaaaagagtAATTCTAAAAGAATTTAGAATTACCGTaagaccatatatatatatatatatataaaatttgaattttatgttaTAAAACTAGTTGATCGGTTAGAACAGTGGTTCCTTGTCAATTACCAATaccatttttaaaacattgctTGATTCCATTTGCTAGTgttttatttatagtttataatcacattttaaataatctaaaataattaaaatcaattatactTGCCTAGTTTTAGAAGATGTCATGGATGTAGATAAGTTACAATTGTGTGTGAACTTTTTCaagccaaaatataattttatttatatatagatattgCAGCGCGAGAAGTGCAcgtagagagaaaataaaatttgggaacaaaatttagaaagCTTAAAGATTTAAAACATGTATAATGaaaatttaggaattttttatatgtatgaaAATAACTAGTTGAAGGTTACATTAGATACTTAGGTTAATGTTAGATTTAATTAGTTAACAAAGAGATCTAGTTTAGTTGATTGAGCAAAgtatatgaaattataaatttcttgTTATCTTTCTTCAATCCTtacgaataaaaaataataattagctAAGGACTTGTTGGGAGTGATTAtaagtttttgatttttttaactcaaatttaaaatatctttacattcatttttaaaatcaggaaaaaatgatttgtgaatttggtttttaatttaatttaaaaaacactttGGGTACTTTTGACAAATGTCTCTTCCcttataaacttatttttaaggTCTAATTTTACCttaataataactttttcaAAGTTTATTTTGCAATAATACCTCTAAATAGGacataaatttatcttttaataagcTTATAGGCTTAATTCTTTAGATAGGTCAAAtgcttaaaatatttaaaaaggcaaatcaacataaaattttgatacattataaaaaaatagtataacaataaatattaacaaaagaTTATTGCCTATATTAACTTAAATAAGACAATATATAAAGCCTATAACACTTTTTGAATGGCCTAAAACCTAgtctttttaatcaaataagctTTCAAAAAAGCCTTAGCCTAGGTAGTTAGTAAAAAAGGTCTGGCCTAGCTTGGCATGATGTAGGCTAGATTGTAATTCTCTGTTGAGCAGACTAACATATTTTCACCCCTAACTAAAAAACACCCCCAAACTACTGAATAAGGCGTCAAAGACATGTTTAGACTGTCAACAGAGACATGCCTTGAAGATTACTGTACTGGTTCAAACCACAAACAATTCCACCCATTTACAACTACTCAACTAATCCCAGAACATCAAGAGGTATTCTTAGGAAGAAGGTTACCCACCAAGTCAAAAAAGTGACATCAAAAGAATTCGAACTCACCCATAAAAAACAGTGAGAGTTCGTACCAAATCCTTAGCCACTTGGGTCAACCCACATTAGTATATCATGAATGCAATATTTTAAACTCTAGAACAAATTTTGTCCCTAAACGGAAAAACGAGATGGAAAAGGCTTAAAATTTTATGTATTCATAATGGTTGATGTTCATATTTCCCATTCATATCCCTTTAAGAGCAACTTTTTTTCCTCGGTAACTTGAAGAATTGCAAAGCTCAACAAGCATACCATCTCATCCTAGATTCTAGCCACTATCAAGATTTCATAATAAACTCAACCTATGATTAGAAAGGCTATATAATGAATGGTAAAACTACAATGTTCCCCAGGAAATTTTTACTACAAGGATTTCACTGAGGTGTTATAATTAGACGAGCCTAATAAGAACAACAAATAAGCTGTTGGATGCAAATGCATCAAATAGCTAGAAGTCTGTTGTTAACTGTCATTAAACTAAAGGAAGCATCCCTTGATGCCTCATATCTACAAACCTGTCCTTACAGGTACAGATGTCAGAATGAAGCTGATGATGTTCGGCGAATCTGGTATCTAGGTTCAGGAGGTGGAGCACTTGACAACATTTTCTCTAGCTCCTACAGGTTGAGGAGAAAAATCAATGAACATGTCCAATAAAAAAGGCACAAGGAAGCAAGTATGCATTAAAGACCACAatacaaaaattcatttccatgATTTGAATAGGCAGAGATGATTATGGAAACCATCTACATAAATTCAACAAGGTTCATGAACAATGATTTTGTTCTAGATGAAGGATTTATATGTAGAACCTTTCAAGATCTTCTTACCAATAAATTCCATTGCAGGAGACTGAATGAGGAATGTGAAACCAACAAATAAAAGTATACAATCATACCAATCAATCCTCAAGAAACCAAAATACATGGATCAACAGAAAATAATAAGCATATAGTTCAAGATACATAACACCAATCTTGAAAATGTAACCATGTAAGATGGCAATTAATGATGATGTTTTACAATTACAACACCAACAAAGTCTTGTTCCATTAGGTGAAGTTGGCTAGACAgatcacacaataataattaatagccATGTGAGATTAATTGCCACAAGGTACAACTAGGCAAATTTTGAAACTTGTAAACCCCTTAAGTAAGATTAATTTAGTATCTTTGTATAATTGCATCTGATAATCCAAACTGCCAAGTACCAAATCTAACACACTCCTTGGGCAAGATCCCGTTGATCCTGGGCATGTACAAAGCAAAAACACTCCTACCTTGTGCTGAAATTCAATTGGCAGCAAGGATAAAATTCCTGGCCTACTCATAAAGACTTCAATACTATATCAAGGACCAACTCTCTTAGAAGCTTAAGCTGTTAAGCAAAGGCTCGAGAATGGTTATATATCTAGCACAAGAATTGAGCCAcattttaattgattgtttCTATATATTCATCACAACAATAGAACCTgactcaaatatttttttaacaaatcttCTTAATATATCTCTAGAAGCTAGAGCAGTGATAATAAGGGAGATGCATCAATACATGACATCAAGATAGATAGCAACCGTGATGTTGTAATAATTCTACAAAGTTCACTAATGTGATAGGACTTTGATTGTGATCCCTACTAAAAACcaagcttaacaaaaggaaactttCTCAAACCTTCTTTCTCCAGTTTTTGCTCCTAATGGAAGCCAAGTTTTACTTTTCCATGAATTAATGTAATAGCCACTATAGAAGAAGTGTCTagccaaaaaaaacaaaaactttatcggagtaaaaagaatcatcaaACTCACAATGATTCTAAAGTATCATAATTGTTATAAATCAAGATACAAATACCCATTAGAACAGATCAGGTGAAACAATATTCATAAAGTTACccacataaaaaaaagttaagaatgaaaccaaaaataagtttagaatcaaattttaaaatgtacaaagtaatatttattaaatgtattGAGGATATCATGTTGATCAAATGCTCCATCCTTAAGTCATTTTAGTCTACCACAATTAATCAAGAAAGGAATTCCAATTTAAACGATACAAGTCACAAAACCCTCAATCAGTTAGCATAATGATTTGTAATGACTTAATTTATGTTATGAGCAGCAGAGGAGAACTAAACCAAGACAAAGATCACCAAATAATTTTGTTCATAAACATTAGCAAGactaaaaaacaacaaaaattgaacaaatttgtCTTGAGtctgattattttgaattactAGTAGTGAAAATTTAAAACTCATCAAACTCAATCAAGCATAACATAATTACCATAGATTACTAATAATGTTATCAAGCTGAATGTCAACCCAAATTATATGGATAAATAATCACAATGGAAACAACAATCACCATGACCCATTATCCTTCAAAACAAGATTCTCAAATCAAAAGCTCCTTAAAAAAACAGAATACAATGTAAAGCCGAGAAGGAAATAAGGGAAGCCTTATCTCCCTTGAATGAAAATGGGGGAGAAGTGGAGAAAAAACCCCGTCAATCATGTTATTCCAGAATTCAGCCCATCAAAACATcaacatatattaattaaactaatcaCATCCAGCTTCACCTAAGAGTTTTATCCAATATTTAAGTTAACACACTGATAACTAGTTTAATCTTTTGAGGGGAGGGGAGGTGagtgtaaaaaaatgttaaaaagaatTTCCTGTTCCAATCAAGATTGTTCAAATTTATTTGGTTATTGTACATAGTGAAAAGGAGATATTACTCAATATACTGCAAGCTTTATTAGGCACTTTGAATTAACAGAAAAAATTTTGGAACTTCAAAGCAGAAACAAACCTGCTGTCTCCTCAGCTTTTCATTTTCCTCTTCCAAACGTGAGACTTTGTGCTCCAGTTCAGTTGTGTAAGCCTGTTTATAGTTATCATTCAGGTTAAGGATATTTACTAAGGGGAACCGCTTGAAACTAAAAAACTATAACATGGCCTTCAAAAGAAAGATAACACTCACCTGTTTCCTTGCTCTTGAACGAGCAGCAGATTCCCGATTCTTGATCATCCTCTTCTGCCTCCTCTCAACAGTCTTCTCTATCATGTCCTCTGGCGTGCCCCCATTTCTCCCAGGTCTCCTAGTATCTGACAAGGTTCCCATAACAGGTGAAGAGAGTGCCACCTGACCATCTGCATACGGAACATCTGATGCAGCACCAGCTCCCATGTGTAACGGCTGCGCTATATTCTGGCCTGCTATGTAAATCCCCATTAAACCTTGTTGTGGATGTTGATATTGTGGTTGTGGATACTGTATCCAAGGACCATGCTGAGGAAACTGTGGCGCCACTACATTTGAATCAACGCCAATTGTAGCACCAGTATTCTTCCTAGTAGATGCTTCGGCTACAACCCCTGCATTTACCAAGAAATCCTCCAAAGTCATCTCTCCCAATGTAGACTGTCTCTCCTGAGACTTCTTATCCTTGTTATCTTTGCTTTGTTGTATATCCCTCCAAACCTCATCAACAGTCTTCCCGCTTAGAGCACTAGTTAATGAAAGACTAGCCTGACGCTGCAGCGCAGCTTGTCTAGTTTGAGCTGTACCCTCAATGTCCACACCAGTGGACTGGTTTGCCTCAACGGTCCACACATTTTTTAGAAGTTCGTCAAGGTTCATGCTACTCAGTGGTTTCCCTAAGTCACCTAAATGATTCTGAACTTCATCAAGTGTGAGGCTATACATTGAATTCTGCCGCACCAAAGGCTGGAGTTGGGAATGTTTTCCATTATTATCACCACCACCTTGAGACCCCATAGTTCGAATCCCCAGTAACCAATTATCAGAGTTAAGAATTCAATCTGTATTTCATAACTTTTACCACTGAAAGGGTAAAAGCAACAGATCAAAATCTTCAATCATATGCCCCAATAAAATCAGAACCTGATgaatacaaaatttgaaattagcATCTCTATGGTGATCAGCTTAAAAGTTCATATGATCTGCAGTAAACTACAGCCCTTGCATACTTtctaagaaaaaggaaaaggaatgaGTCAAcatggaagatcaaagaaaacactaaaaaaaactttgagCCCTTTATTTCTtctgaaaatttaatttgtgaCATAACACAATGGCATCATACTCCATCTAATGATAAAAGAATTATGCTGTTATTATTGTAGCTGTTCATTTTCAATTGAGGGACAGAAAAATTGAATCCATAGGCATGCAGTGATAGAGCAGTAACATCCTTTGATCACAATAATTTGAAACAAAGGATTCAAACCATTACAAGAAGAGCAAAACTGTGAGAACCCATAATTTAACAGcactttcaattattttattttaagaaaacggAAACAACAACAACGACAAAGCCTTATTTTAAGAAAACGGAAACactaacataatattaaaatgacaaAACTGAGAGAGGGTGTTTGGAACCGCGTCATATCAACATGAAACGTGTCACATCAACATGAAAAACGCGTAAATCGCAATGCCAGTAGTTGTAGCTTCCACGTCATTCTTTCTCAATGTGGGCCATGGATGTAGTTCCAAACAcattatgaattaatttttgtccctttaattaaatgaatgataaaatgaCAACCAGAGACAGTAAGAATCAACTTCAAAACTTAATCTTCAAGGGCAAAACAGAGGACAGGCAAactataaagaaaaatgaatcccAACAAACATGTCAgaccaaggttttaaaaaaccgTCTACCACCATAATTTCAGTGGCAAGAAGCCACTGCCAACCGCTTCATGACCGAAATTGCTGCCAGGTTAGCTGCATTTGTCGGCAGTTCCCCTTAACATCAAAGAACTACACTAAACGACAACCAACCTCAACCGCCAACCGGGACCACAATTTGTAAACGCACTTAGACTCTCTATctctaattcaaaattaatcccAGCAAACATGCCAGACCAAGGTTTCAAAAAACAGTCTACAGCCTCACTTTCAGCCACAAGAAGTCACCACCACCCGCATCATGACCGCAATAGCTGCCACATCAACTGCATTTGTGGGGAATCACAACAAAACCACCATAACTGCCAACCCGGACCACAATTAAAAACCTTGAGACCTGATCCTCTCCAGCAAATACTCTCTCCAGCCACTCTATCTCTGTTtactttctcttcatttttccattagttatttttttctctattttttgtgtgcctctaattttattttctgtacTGGAGAGGCAGGAGGGGATCCAATACAAATTGTCAGACTAACATTTCACAGAATCACTCAGAAATTTAATTAAGCAAATGAAATTCACTCTTATTCtcatagaaaaacaaaaagattcTTCCATTTCTCTCCATACAGACATCAAAAAGGGCACTAAGAACATTGATCACTTGCATGCAGGCTCAAACACACTTCTACCTCAACTAAATTCCAAttgaaaccctaaaccccacATTCAAAACCACAAAGGTCCTTTGGAAATTCCACtccaaaaatgtaaataaataaataaatgagaataaACAGACACAGAAAGATCAATTAAGAAACAAAAGACAATAagagcaatatatatatatatatatatatatatatatatatatatattaaagtatACCCAGAATTCAAAACAAACTTTTTCAATAAACAAATTGAAGAACACAGGATggggttaaaaaaaaacacaaagaacAACCTTTTGCATGCAACCAATTCAGTGGCAGAATGAGATCAAACCCAACgcaacacaacacaacagaaCCCGTTATTTGTTAGTGACAAAGTCCAATTTTTGAACATCAGAAATGGAATGATAATGAAGGGTGTGTGAGAATAAAGAGTGTGGTCtaacaaataattttgcatttgacaaaaagaaagaaaaagagtatGAAAAGGAAAAGTACCTTGTGTgtgtaagagagagagagacagcgATCTGAtgagtgaagagagaaatgAGATTGAGAGTGTctgaaaaacaaaaccaaaacctCAGAGTAATATGAATGTGTGTGTTGTGAGTGCATGTATTGTATGATGTAATGTGGTCGGAGAAAGACAATGACAATAGCCAGTTAGGtgtgagtgaagagagagaatgaCAAAACCAAATCACAAATTtccattttctcttttcttttctacacTTAAAAACAACGTTCAGTTTcattactacttttttttttttttctctctccaggACAAAATAGCATGAGGGCACCCCCATCTACTAAACCATAAGCCCTACTTCACAGTCACACTAGCTtgaattgtttgttttaattttaattatttatgttactACTAAATATGCTCTCTATGTATATATTATGATTATCATTatgatatgataattttttataaactacgtaacttttaacaatttttattttaattagaagTATATTCTTTATAAGACTTGAGTCCAATCAAACTtaagaatatttaataaaaaaaaagtgtttattatattaaaaattgtttaatatataatatataaataccttttaacttattcatattttatattgatattgaaactcattttaaattattttgtactatctttttttaattttattgaatgtAGTAACAATGTtcacataaaattttataatttaaaattatgttttgaacaaaaatctcatttttcttaaaaaaaattaaactaagctACCGACACAATTTACTGATTCCTGTTTGTTTTTAGACGTCATTCTCAAGTTGTTTTATGGTATTGGGTTCTTTCTGGTGAAATTTATTAttaccattaataaaataagatttggtTGAGACAAatgtcaacaacaaaaaaatttccctccaaaatttatttctctttctttctaatttttgtcttttttatttatctctcacactttctttttttcatttcttttatttttttacttaaacacatttttttataatagctattattttatttatattatataatatctatttatctattttattttattactcttttaatttataaattgaatgataatatttattttttttcttgaaataccaattataatatattatataatatctaTCTACTCTATTATTCTAAATAAAAGAAGATTTTTCCTCTACACATGTTAttatctcattaaaaaaaatttcctccAAAATTTAGATTTCTTTCTAACTGTTCTCTCTGTtcctttttaacttttttttcttttttatcctttttcctatttcatatttatatttaaaagacaaaaaaacctttatcattttattagccaaaaatacctattcttcttattattgcatttgtaaaaatacatttataacttataatataattatgatattctatattatttatgccatataataaatatttcttttttaatatcttattatgataaatttaaataattacttattatttaaaaaattaattataatttaattaaaaaatattttactttaaatttttataaaattatttttatttagaaaacatataaaataattttaaatagcttcatgaataatattttttggattaatatttatattataagattgagatttttatagtaaaaattaatttaaatctaattaatgttttatatgaATTTGAACCT encodes the following:
- the LOC114409418 gene encoding ABSCISIC ACID-INSENSITIVE 5-like protein 2, with amino-acid sequence MGSQGGGDNNGKHSQLQPLVRQNSMYSLTLDEVQNHLGDLGKPLSSMNLDELLKNVWTVEANQSTGVDIEGTAQTRQAALQRQASLSLTSALSGKTVDEVWRDIQQSKDNKDKKSQERQSTLGEMTLEDFLVNAGVVAEASTRKNTGATIGVDSNVVAPQFPQHGPWIQYPQPQYQHPQQGLMGIYIAGQNIAQPLHMGAGAASDVPYADGQVALSSPVMGTLSDTRRPGRNGGTPEDMIEKTVERRQKRMIKNRESAARSRARKQAYTTELEHKVSRLEEENEKLRRQQELEKMLSSAPPPEPRYQIRRTSSASF
- the LOC114409417 gene encoding dirigent protein 21-like, which gives rise to MPKSSTKMASVVYLLFGFHLIVIMSSSLPATSEVFAKQYPSTEPVEEKLTQLHFYFHNNITGEHPTAMKTVLPPKGSIHGFGATYMMDDPLTEGPSPTSKLVGRSQGIYALASQHEPGLLMVTNFLFTLGIYNGSTLSILGRNPTFIKVREMPIVGGTGIFKYARGSAVLTTYVYDITGGVAIVEYNVTVMHV